AATAGCAACACGAAAATCTCCCTGTAATAATCTTGAATAAAAAGGATAAAATATAAGTTCCTATCTTTGGTTCACGTCTAGTCAGTTCCAGAGACAACTATATCAAATTAAATAAGTGCATCACACTCACTTGTCCAAACACAGAGCCAGGTAAGAGGACGATGCCAGTGTTTTCAAGAAGGCGGAGAGCATAGAACACATCTGGCTTGGTGTTCATTGCCTCAGCAGCCGCAATTGCCCTTTTAGGCAGCCGAACAGATGGGAATACAAACATTGCCCCTTCAGCCTTGCTGCAAGTCAGGCCTTCCAGGCTGTTGAATGCCTGCACCATGGCCTGAACAAAACAAGTCCAACAATGTGACATTCAGAGATAATGATATTTTTGCACGTAAAATGAAGATAATCATGGAAGTGGATGTGACAAAAGGGAACCTCTGCACATCGGGATAATGATAACATAATGCGATCTCTTTCTTCCCAGTAAGAGGTGTATGACTCATCTCCAACCTGACAAAAGGGAGGCTAACTAAAACGTATATAGAAATGCAAAGGCAAGATGAGATGCATATTTACTGACCTTTGGTGGGTTCATGACTAGGCTCACGAGAACCTGGCCGGCTAAGTTGGAGCATGAGCTTAGGGATGCCACTTTGTATACTTGTTTCCGAACTTCAGAATTGAAGCCAGTGACCTCCATGTAACCCCCTCTTCTCCCACATTCTCCATAGTATCCTGATGGAGAAGACGATACTTCTAACAAATATCAATCCATTCGATGGAGAATTTGTGGTGCATGTATGAAACTTCACCCCAGTAGTTCAGAACTTCAGATTACTTGGAACTTTGGAAACAGGAACAGATGATGATACCCCACACTTGGTTTGATATACAAGAAATACAGTATGCGAGACGCTCCTTATTAAGCAAAGGGAGGAAAAGACAGTGCCTAGAAAGCCAATAGACAAAGAGTACATGGCGTGCTAGATGGAGAAAAAAGTCATTAGAATAACATTACCAAGTAATGGGTTCAAATTCGAATAAACAAATCACTACATTACCAATGTTCGAGAAAAAAATAGTCATTACATTAGTATGATTCTATTCTATTAACATAACCAATATGCAAATCTGCTTTTGCAAGAACTTCCTTATGTTGGCTTTACTCGATGAGTCGAAAATCCAATGTTTAAAGAAATCTTTCTCATGAGTGCACCTAACAACATACTTCCCCTTCTCATTTTTATAGTAAGTAACAAGAGAGCCGCGTATAACTGAGAATAAACATGGATAAAAGGAAGAACTAGATGTCATATACCATTAGAAACTGAATGGAATGATATTAAAGAAATATCTTCTTCACCAAAACCCATGGACCGTGCTATCTTCTTGAAAGAGATAAATCTCTTTTCATCTGTGTAAACATTTTCTTGGTAAACCTACCAGTAAGTTCAAGAAAAGATACAGCGGGTTACATACACAAAATTCAAGGAAACTTTATAGATTCTTATAAAGAAAGATACAAAAACCTCACCTCATCTGCTAGAAGAACAAGGTTTTCAATCCTGCAGAATTCCACTATTTCACACTGGTTTTCCTTCACAAGAACCTATGTACAATTTAACCACATTAAGACCTGTACAAGAATATATGAATTACACAAGTCGATGATCAGTAAACACACCTGTCCAGTAGGGTTGCCTGGATTTACAACCACAAGTCCCCTAACAGTGATGCCCTCAGATCGGGCACCATCCAGCTGCTTCTTCAGGTCCGAAATACTCACGGCCCAACCTCCTGATTCGTCAAGGTAATACGGTACCTGAGAAAGCAGATATCATCTTGCTTACTGCAGATTGACAACCAGTAAAATCGAGTTGACATGGATTCAATTCGATCCAGTAATGAAGTACATACAAGAGTTGCACCACACAGAGCCATTGAGCTTGTATACAGGAAATGTGATGGAATCGGGCAAAGGATGCCATCTTTTTCATCTCGTATCAACAGGTGCATTACCATATGAACCTGTTTGTAAATCAAACAAACAACTCGATTGGCAAGAATCATATCtgaaaggaaggaaagggggagataAAAATAACTTTCATCTTGGATGTTTAGTGACATTGCTCCTGTTATCATGGCATATTAGGTGGTTTAAGTCAATCATATATTAGTGATAAGAACGAGGTTCGTAAAAAAATAGTGCTAATTACTAAAGTGCAAAAGGAACTTCCACAGAGTAGTTTGACAGCGTATGAGATATATCATATAACATTGTCAGGATGCCCAGTAGTAGCAGAGGATCACAATATCTCCAACTATTATTCAGAGTGTTATGCACAAGATGGTGGATGAAGGAATTGCTCCGCATATGGTGGATCAAATAGTACCGGCGCAGCTGCTCCATCTGTCAGGAAAATGTCCTCTGCATTGCATGGGAAAGCATCACGAGTGGCTATTCCAACAGCAATTGCATTCCGCAACCCTTCGGTACCCTAGAGGTCAAAACCGTTAGTGGGTTCTAGGTTCATTTCTGCATTTGTCAAAAGAGGGTCTGGGTTCCTGATCTTGCCTGACAGTGGCTGTATCCTCCCATTGCTCTCCCAGGAATGAGGTCTAGAATCTCCCTCGCCCTTGTTATTGCATCAGAACTGCAACAGCAACAATCGAGTTGAGCTATCTAGCTTATGAATCTGAATGCATCTTGCTCATATGATGTGGTCTGTGGTGTTTATTACTACCTGAATATGGAACTAGTTACACTGCAGTTCAGAAGATGCGGGTAATCACACAAGGCAAGAACCTGGAAGACAAGAAAGCATCAGAGCATGAAGAAACGAGATTgttaataaaagagttcatatggAGCAAATCACCCACCTCACGGAAAAACTTAATTGGCTGTTGTCCGAGGTAATGTGGATTGCTAAGGTTGCAATAGATTATCTACAGGAAGAAATGGAAATATTAACCACAGTAAAAAGGGAAAAAATGGTAGAAACACTAACAGAAGTAGATGCATCTAGGCTATGAATTTTGGAAAGTTCCAGTGGAAGATGATATTCAATTGTTCTTCAATAATGTGATGAGATTCACTGGAACATACCTCATCGAAAGGGTATAGACCCGGATTAGTTTCTAGCTCTTTCTGCATGCGCTGGACACCTCACCAAGAAACAGAAGAGAAGATCACTTAATTTGCATGATCTGCCAAGCTAGGTGCAAAATACGTGCTGTAGTAGTGGCAATTTAACATGGTTCTGAGTCATGTACGGCCGCTGGCTCAGACACATACACGGATACACTATGGTACAGCAGCTTCCAACCGTACGTTTCTCAGGGATCTCAATCTCTTGGAAAATACTAGCAACTGGGGAAGGTACCTGCGCGCGGCCGGCCACGGCGCCCCGGAGGTGATCCGCGAGCGCCAGCACCTGCAAAACCAACCGACCACCAGCATTGGATTTGGAAACGCGTGTGGATCGGGCGGCGGCAGAGAGCTGCTACCTTTGGGTTTAGGGAGTCGACGGTGAGGGCGCGCGCGGAGGCAGGAGACATCGTCGCTTCTTCTTCTCTGAGAGTGAGGCTCGGGGGACGACGGCGGGCGGGGGGGGGAGCGGTGGGAGCGGGGTGGCAAGCGGCGGCCTGGGAGGAGTAGGAGACAGTCGAGTCGGTCGATCACGGGGGTGGCAGGTTTGTTTGGCTACAGTCCAAAGTTGCTTCACGTGTTACGTACAGCGGTACAGGCCGCCACCACGCCGGGAGTCGGGAAGTGGAGTACGTACTTCTTCGCCACGAAACCCCGGAGTATCCCCGCCGATTCGGCAAAATTACCGCGAATCCGCCATCGGAGCCGATCCAACGGTTCAGCTCGCTCCTTGCTAACTGGAGGGAAGGAGCTACGACCGTAGGATGCGCTCATTTATGTTTACCGTTAGTAATCGTCTCTCCTGGTTGCTTTTACCGCCGACTCACCCTGTGTATTTTAAAACCGAACCGAAATCCCATACCAGAAATAAACCAAACCGAATCAATTTTACGGTTTTTATGGTTTATGATTTCTGTATGGTATGAAACTTTCATGCCGTTTTGAattttggtttttatggtatataccaaaAACCGAGCGGTTtaccgaataaaccgaagtaaaaaaaTTATATCTTGGATGAACAACCATACAAGTAGTCATTTTTGTACATAAGCAAGATTTTCTGTTAAGTGCATCCATTTTTCTTGTAATCGTAGTCATACTTCTCTTAAAAAGAATGCTAAGCACGTCAATAACCATcgaatccatgcatgcatatacacTCGCATATAGTTATACACTCCTTGTATAGAAAAaatatgtgttttgagtcataaatttgcaaaCTATTATATGTCAATTTCAAATTCGCGTCAAATTTGATttatatgcactagtagaaaacaaggctttggttggggcctagccagcccattagtcccggttctgtcacgaaccgggacccatgggggcatacgtcccggttcgtgcgcccacggggccggctgggcctcgggaggcatttgtcccggttcgtgtggacccatttgtctcggttctaggcacgaaccgggaccaatggtcctcgctcctggcccacagccattggtcccggttcgtgcctagaaccgggacagaagggtggcctttagtcccggttccagccacgaaccgggaccaatgagttgcctatatataccccatcgccccagcagagcactccacagtgctctgttttttctggctggcgaggggagagctttgtggtgctctagctcacctcctatgcacatgaggtgttcgatgaaatgcccgagccacactagttaagctttctcctctcgaagctcgacctccaagctccattttccccgagatttgtctaggtttagcggtccgtcacgtcccgtccccgtcttcaccgccgtcgatcgcccgcgccgatctcgtcgccggcaccaccgtggtgagcctcttgttcttatcttctttctgaaagaaaaaaattcttactttagatagatacttgtctaattttcttacttttattatttcttgttattatatagtgcgatcgTTTTGGTATCcggccccgtcggccctcgtcctgtctatgattcggatgtggtatatattatcttttataactatttggttcatttattgtttatgacaattatgccgaccaacgtgacatagattttatttatctaggaggtatgtgaaccgaaaattccaactgaccctattatcgagaggttaaatttagttgaagaagaaaacaattacttgaaggaaaaaaaataaggaggagaagatgatattggagttgcatgttgcggatgtcgtcattgatcacaagatcaagatggacgcaacgcgtttgaagattagaaagattagaaaatatgccattcataccgaggcttggtatcattatgccgttggatcaattgttaccttggttgcgattatgatcgcatttgttgttgcattgaaatgttttacatagtttcaatgtatggtttaattagatgctctagagagctatatgttgttcaatgagaactatgtatgtactttggttttaatatgtgatgatgaacttctattaatttggtcattatctatccatgatgttctgtaatggtttttgacacacttaattatatataatgcacgcagatgaaccggcaatggatgtacggtaacagacacacctccgagtacgttaaggacgtgcataattttctcgaagtggctgaggcaaacaagcataatggttttatgtgttttccatgctctatatgtgggaatacgaagtcttactctgaccggaaaatccttcacacccacctgctttataagggtttcatgccacactataatgtttggaccaggcacggagaaataggggttatgatggaagacaacgaagaagaagaggacgatgacaactatgtgccccgaAATACGGTGAtgttgcaacgggggaagctgttgaagatcaagaggaaccagatgatattgtgcctgatgatgatctccgccgggtcattgttgatgcaaggagacagtgcgaaagtcaaaaggagaagctgaggttcgatcgcatgttagaggatcacaaaaagggttgtactccaattgcgaagatggcaacacaaagctcggtaccgtactggaattgctgcagtggaaggcagagaatgctgtgcctgacaaaggatttgagaagctactgaaaatattgaagaagaagcttccaaaggataacgaattgcccgaaagtacgtacgcaacaaagaaggtcgtatgccctctaggattggaggtgcagaagatacatgcatgccctaatgactgcatcctctaccacggtgcgtacgaggatttgaacgcacgccaggtatgcggtgcattgcggtataagatcagacgagatgaccctggtgatgttgacggcgagccccctaggaagagggttcttgccaaggtgatgtggtatgctcctataatatcacggttgaaacgtctgttcagaaacgaagagcatgccaagttgatgcgatggcacagagaggaccgtaagaaagacgggaagttgagagcacccgctgatgggtcggagtggagaaaaattgagagaaagtacggggttgagtttgtaggtgacccaaggaacgtatggtttggtttaagtgttGATGGCATTAATCCtctcggggagcagagcagcaatcacaacacctggcccgtgactctatgtatgtataaccttcctccttggatgtgcatgaagcggaagttcattatgatgccagttctcatccaaggccctaagcaacccggcaacgacattgatgtgtacctaaggccaatagttgaagaacttttacagttgtggaatggaaacggtgtacgtgtgtgggatgagcacaaacaggaggaatttaacctgcatgcgttgctatttgtaaccatcaatgattggcctgctctcactAACCTTTCAGGAcatacaaacaagggataccatgcatgcacgcactgtttagctgacaccgaaagtatatacctggacaaatgcaggaagaatgtgtacctggggcatcgtcgatttcttccgaccaaccatcaatgtcggaagaaaggcaagcatttcaaaggcgaggcagatcaccggaagaagcccaccatgcgtaccggtgatcacgtacttgctatggtcaatgatttacacgtaatctttggaaagggttccggcatgacgctgagggacgcgcacccatgtggaagaagaaatctatattttgggacctaccatactggaaagacctagaggtccgctcctcaatcgacgtgatgcacgtgatgaagaacctttgcgtgaacctactaggcttcttgggcgtgtatgggaagacaaaagatacaccggaggcacgggaggacctgcaacgtttgcacgaaaaagagggcatgcctccaaagcagtatgaaggtcctgccagctacgctcttaccaaagaagagaaggaaatattctttgcatgcctgctcagtatgaaggtcccgtctggcttctcgtcgaatataaagggaataataaatatgccagagaaaaagttccagaacctaaagtctcatgactgccacgtgattatgacaaaactgcttccggttgcattgagggggcttctaccgaaaaacgtccgattagccattgtgaagctatgtgcattcctcaatgcaatctctcagaaggtgatcgatccagaaatcataccaaggctaaggagtgatgtggcgcaatgtcttgtcagtttcgagctggtgttcccaccatccttcttcaatatcatgacgcatgtcctagttcatctagtcgacgagattgtcattctgggccccgtatttatacacaatatgttcccctttgagaggttcatgggagtcctaaagaaatatgtccgtaaccgcgctaggccagaaggaagcatctccatgggccatcaaacagaggatgtcattggtgttgggtaacgtagcagaaattcaaaattttctacgcatcaccaagatcaatctatggagtaatctagcaacgaggggaaggggagtgaatctacatacccttgtagatcgcgatgcggaagcgttgcaagaacgcggatgagggagtcgtactcgtagcgattcagatcgcggttgattccgatctaagcaccgaaagtacggtgcctccgcgttcaacacacgtgcagcccggtgacgtctcccacgccttgatccagcaaggagagagggagaggttgggaagactccatccagcagcaacacgacggcatggtggtggtggatgagcgtggcaatcccgcagggcttcgccaagcaccgcgggagaggaggaggagggagaggggtagggctgcaccaaaaggagacgttctcttgtctatggcagccccaaaacctcaatatatataggggagggggagggctgcgcccccatctagggtttcccccctcaaggggtgcggccagccctagatggggcttggggggcggccaaaggggggaggagtgcctcccaagtcaagtggaggccctcccccttagggtttcccctctcccatgcgcatgggccttgggggggctggtgcccctggcccattaaggctagggcgcccccttacagcccatgctactgtattggacgtggtggaacattttccggacctccggacccctccggaatcctccggaatcttctggaagcttcccggtacaataccgaaaaaacccgaacttttcccggaacccgaacaacaactttccatatataaatctttacctccggaccattccggaactcctcgtgacgtccgggatctcatccgggactccgaacaacattcggtaaccacgtacatgctttccctataaccctagcgtcatcgaaccttaagcgtgtagaccctacgggttcgggaaccatgcagacatgaccgagacgttctccggtcaataaccaacagcgggatctggatacccatgttggctcccacatgttccacgatgatctcatcggatgaaccacgatgtcggggattcaatcaatcccgtatgcaattccctttgtccatcggtatgttacttgcccgagattcgatcgtcggtatccctataccttgttcaatctcgttaccggcaagtctctttactcgttccgtaactcacatcatcccgtgatcaactccttggtcacattgtgcacataatgatgatgtcctaccgagtgggcccagagatacctctccgtttacacggagtgacaaatcccagtctcgattcgtgccaacccaacagacactttcggagatacccgtagtgcacctttatagccacccagttacgttgtgacgtttggcacacccaaagcattcctacggtatccgggagttgcacaatctcatggtctaaggaagtgatacttgacattagaaaagctctgagcaaacgaactacacgatcttgtgctaggcttaggattgggtcttgtccatcacatcattctcctaatgatgtgatcccgttatcaacgacatccaatgtccatggtcaggaaaccgtaaccatctattgatcaacgagctagtcaactagaggcttactagggacatggtgttgtctatgtatccacacatgtatctgagtttcctatcaatacaattctagcatggataataaacgattatcatgaacaaggaaatataataataatctatttattattgcctctagggcatatttccaacagtctcccacttgcactagagtcaataatctagttcacatcaccatgtgattaacactgacaggtcacatcaccatgtgaccaacacccaagagtttactagagtcaacaatctagttcacatctctatgtgattaacactcaatgagttctggtttgatcatgttatgcttgtgagagaggttattagtcaacgggtctgaacctttcagatccgtgtgtgctttacgaatatctatgtcatctttgtggatgctaccacgcgctatttggagccatttcaaataattgctctactatacgaatccggtttactactcagagtcatccggattagtgtcaaagttcgcatcgacgtaaccctttacgacgaactcctttccacctccataatcgagaaaattccttaatccactaggtactaaggataagttcgaccgctgtcatgagatcctttcccggatcaccattgtaccctcttgaccaactcatggcaaggcacactacatgtgcggtacacagcatagcatactatagagcctacgtctaaagcataggggacgaccttcgtcctttctctatcttctgttgtggtcaggtcttgagtctcactcaatactcacaccttgtaacaaagccaagaactccttctttgctgatctattttgaactctttcaaaatcatgtcaaggtgtgctgtcttttgaaagtatcatcaggcgtcttgatctatctctatggatcttgatgcccaatatgtaagtagctttatccaggtcttcctttgaaaaactcctttcaaacaaccatttatgctttccagaaattttacatcatttcggatcaacaatatgtcattcacatatacttatcagaaatgttgtagcgctcccactcactttattgtaaatacaagtttctaacaaactttgtataaacccaaaaactttgatcaccccatcaaagcgtatattctgactccgagatgcttgctctaatccatagaaggatcgcaggagctagcataccttttagcatccttaggatcgacaaaacctttctgattgtatcacatacaacctttccttacgaaaactggtaaggaaacttgttttgacatccatctgccagatttcataaatgtagctaatgctaacatgattccgacggacctaagcatcgctacggatgagaaaaactcatcgtagtcaactccttgaacttgtgaaaatactctttgccacaagtcgagcttcatagacggtaacattaccgtccacgtccgtcttcttctcaaagatccatttatctcggatttcatggtttctaaccatttgtcggaatatgggcccaccatcgcttctccatagctcgtaggttcagtattgtccaacaacatgatatatcagacaggatcacgtaccactctgaagtagcacgcatcctcgtcgtcctacgaggtttggtggtgacttgatccgaagtttcatgatcactatcataagcttccacttcaattggtgtaggtgccacaggaacaacttcctgtgccctgctacacactagttgaagttatggttcaataaccttatcaagtttccaccatcctcccactcaattctttcgagagaaacttttcctcgagaaaggactcgtttctagaagcaattacttttgcttccagatctgaaataggaggtacacccaactgttttgggttttctatgaagatgtatttatccgctttgggttcgagcttatcagcttgaaactttttcacataagctgcgcagccccaaacttttaagaaacgacaacttaggtttctctaaacggtgtcgtctcaacggaattgcgtggtgccccttttaaagtgaatgcggttgtctctaatgcctaacccataaatgatagtggtaatttgataagaaacatcatggtatgcaccatatccaatagggtgcagttatgatgttcggacacaccatcacactatggtgttccaggcggtattaattgtgaaacactttccacaatgtcttaattgtgtgccaaactcgtaactcagatatctctatgatcatatcatagacattttatcctcttgtcacgacaatcttcgacttcactctgaaattacttgaacctttcaataattcagacttgtgtttcatcaagtaaatattctcagcatctactcaaatcatctgtgaagtaagaacataatgatatccactgcatgcctcagaactcattggactgcatacatcaaaatgtattacttccaataagttgctctcttgttccatcttactgaaaacgaggactttcagtcatctcgcccatgtggtatgatttgcatgt
This window of the Triticum aestivum cultivar Chinese Spring chromosome 5D, IWGSC CS RefSeq v2.1, whole genome shotgun sequence genome carries:
- the LOC123119500 gene encoding alanine aminotransferase 2 isoform X2: MSPASARALTVDSLNPKVLALADHLRGAVAGRAQRMQKELETNPGLYPFDEIIYCNLSNPHYLGQQPIKFFREVLALCDYPHLLNCSVTSSIFSSDAITRAREILDLIPGRAMGGYSHCQGTEGLRNAIAVGIATRDAFPCNAEDIFLTDGAAAPVHMVMHLLIRDEKDGILCPIPSHFLYTSSMALCGATLVPYYLDESGGWAVSISDLKKQLDGARSEGITVRGLVVVNPGNPTGQVLVKENQCEIVEFCRIENLVLLADEVYQENVYTDEKRFISFKKIARSMGFGEEDISLISFHSVSNGYYGECGRRGGYMEVTGFNSEVRKQVYKVASLSSCSNLAGQVLVSLVMNPPKVGDESYTSYWEERDRIMLSLSRCAEAMVQAFNSLEGLTCSKAEGAMFVFPSVRLPKRAIAAAEAMNTKPDVFYALRLLENTGIVLLPGSVFGQVPGTWHFRCTILQQEEKIQLIINRFKAFHETFMEEFRD
- the LOC123119500 gene encoding alanine aminotransferase 2 isoform X1, translating into MSPASARALTVDSLNPKVLALADHLRGAVAGRAQRMQKELETNPGLYPFDEIIYCNLSNPHYLGQQPIKFFREVLALCDYPHLLNCSVTSSIFSSDAITRAREILDLIPGRAMGGYSHCQGTEGLRNAIAVGIATRDAFPCNAEDIFLTDGAAAPVHMVMHLLIRDEKDGILCPIPSHFLYTSSMALCGATLVPYYLDESGGWAVSISDLKKQLDGARSEGITVRGLVVVNPGNPTGQVLVKENQCEIVEFCRIENLVLLADEVYQENVYTDEKRFISFKKIARSMGFGEEDISLISFHSVSNGYYGECGRRGGYMEVTGFNSEVRKQVYKVASLSSCSNLAGQVLVSLVMNPPKPPFCQVGDESYTSYWEERDRIMLSLSRCAEAMVQAFNSLEGLTCSKAEGAMFVFPSVRLPKRAIAAAEAMNTKPDVFYALRLLENTGIVLLPGSVFGQVPGTWHFRCTILQQEEKIQLIINRFKAFHETFMEEFRD
- the LOC123119500 gene encoding alanine aminotransferase 2 isoform X3, with protein sequence MQKELETNPGLYPFDEIIYCNLSNPHYLGQQPIKFFREVLALCDYPHLLNCSVTSSIFSSDAITRAREILDLIPGRAMGGYSHCQGTEGLRNAIAVGIATRDAFPCNAEDIFLTDGAAAPVHMVMHLLIRDEKDGILCPIPSHFLYTSSMALCGATLVPYYLDESGGWAVSISDLKKQLDGARSEGITVRGLVVVNPGNPTGQVLVKENQCEIVEFCRIENLVLLADEVYQENVYTDEKRFISFKKIARSMGFGEEDISLISFHSVSNGYYGECGRRGGYMEVTGFNSEVRKQVYKVASLSSCSNLAGQVLVSLVMNPPKPPFCQVGDESYTSYWEERDRIMLSLSRCAEAMVQAFNSLEGLTCSKAEGAMFVFPSVRLPKRAIAAAEAMNTKPDVFYALRLLENTGIVLLPGSVFGQVPGTWHFRCTILQQEEKIQLIINRFKAFHETFMEEFRD